The Rhinopithecus roxellana isolate Shanxi Qingling chromosome 13, ASM756505v1, whole genome shotgun sequence genome contains a region encoding:
- the ROMO1 gene encoding reactive oxygen species modulator 1, whose amino-acid sequence MPVAVGPYGQSQPSCFDRVKMGFVMGCAVGMAAGALFGTFSCLRIGMRGRELMGGIGKTMMQSGGTFGTFMAIGMGIRC is encoded by the exons ATGCCGGTGGCCGTGGGTCCCTACGGACAGTCCCAGCCAAGCTGCTTCGACCGCGTCAAGATGGGCTTCGTGATGGGTTGCGCCGTGGGCATGGCGGCCGGGGCGCTCTTCGGCACCTTTTCCTGTCTCAG GATCGGAATGCGGGGTCGAGAGCTGATGGGCGGCATTGGGAAAACCATGATGCAGAGTGGCGGCACCTTTGGCACATTCATGGCCATTGGGATGGGCATCCGATGCTAA
- the RBM39 gene encoding RNA-binding protein 39 isoform X5, whose product MQLAARIRPRDLEEFFSTVGKVRDVRMISDRNSRRSKGIAYVEFVDVSSVPLAIGLTGQRVLGVPIIVQASQAEKNRAAAMANNLQKGSAGPMRLYVGSLHFNITEDMLRGIFEPFGRIESIQLMMDSETGRSKGYGFITFSDSECAKKALEQLNGFELAGRPMKVGHVTERTDASSASSFLDSDELERTGIDLGTTGRLQLMARLAEGTGLQIPPAAQQALQMSGSLAFGAVAEFSFVIDLQTRLSQQTEASALAAAASVQPLATQCFQLSNMFNPQTEEEVGWDTEIKDDVIEECNKHGGVIHIYVDKNSAQGNVYVKCPSIAAAIAAVNALHGRWFAGKMITAAYVPLPTYHNLFPDSMTATQLLVPSRR is encoded by the exons ATGCAGCTGGCGGCGAGAATTCGACCAAGGGATTTGGAAGAGTTTTTCTCTACAGTAGGAAAG GTTCGAGATGTGAGAATGATTTCTGACAGAAATTCAAGACGTTCCAAAGGAATTGCTTATGTGGAGTTCGTTGATGTTAGCTCAGTGCCTCTAGCAATAGGATTAACTGGCCAACGAGTTTTAGGAGTGCCAATCATAGTACAGGCATCACAG GCAGAGAAAAACAGAGCTGCAGCAATGGCAAACAATTTACAAAAGGGAAGTGCTGGACCTATGAGGCTTTATGTGGGCTCATTACACTTCAACATAACTGAAGATATGCTTCGTGGGATCTTTGAGCCTTTTGGAAGG ATTGAAAGTATCCAGCTGATGATGGACAGTGAAACTGGTCGATCCAAGGGATATGGATTTATTACA TTTTCTGATTCAGAATGTGCCAAAAAGGCTTTGGAACAACTTAATGGATTTGAACTAGCAGGAAGGCCAATGAAAGTTGGTCATGTTACTGAACGTACTGATGCTTCGAGTGCTAGTTCATTTTTGGACAGTGATGAACTGGAAAGGACTGGAATTGATTTGGGAACAACTGGTCGTCTTCAGTTAATGGCAAGACTTGCAGAGG GTACaggtttgcagattccaccagcAGCACAGCAAGCTCTACAGATGAGTGGCTCTTTGGCATTTGGTGCTGTGGCAG AATTCTCTTTTGTTATAGATTTGCAAACAAGACTTTCCCAGCAGACTGAAG ctTCAGCTTTAGCTGCAGCTGCCTCTGTTCAGCCACTTGCAACACAATGTTTTCAACTCTCTAACATGTTTAACCCTCAAAC AGAAGAAGAAGTTGGATGGGATACAGAGATTAAGGATGATGTGATTGAAGAATGTAATAAACATGGAGGAGTTATTCATATTTATGTTGACAAAAATTCAGCTCAG gGCAATGTGTATGTGAAGTGCCCATCAATTGCTGCAGCTATTGCTGCTGTCAATGCATTGCATGGCAGGTGGTTTGCTG GTAAAATGATAACAGCAGCGTATGTACCTCTTCCAACTTACCACAACCTGTTTCCTGATTCTATGACAGCAACACAACTACTGGTTCCAAGTAGACGATGA